Proteins encoded within one genomic window of Methanothrix harundinacea 6Ac:
- a CDS encoding VWA domain-containing protein: protein MMEGLYFSEPRLLGLIPLILILGLASLRKGRNRLLVLSRTAIFCLLVVALANPYVTVTETTSARRPIITVVSDLTASMEIFDQGAAERVQAGLPDSTIRSFSGTATPLGDKVLQYAQQGGALLLVTDGYSNRGRDLEEALALARSANTTVFALEMAPIREDRSVEISGTNTAVLGGEYPFTVVVRSSGGEFDGHLTVRADGAVIYQNRIAGDGRSASIKISHRFPTTGTHILEASISFPTDAIPENDRYQKAVYVVPKPEVLLVAEGESPLSRVLSDHYRLTVSPTFRAEELGAGEKRFKAVVLDDQRYGPELSGLKDYVREGGGLVVVGGRSSFDFGEYRNSSLEEILPVKSVPSIFEGGKTTVLIMDISGSTRREMSVGGATFLDYEKALAIELLKAPEFRDDRVALVVFGTEAFVVFTPTPIVGKEIMIQDRISSLSPQPGAQEETQLNVGLALAWDLLNASSSEGEVIVISDGRIREYPEVFSESARMIQEMGATVHLVEVKAFEGAAGGFRDLAAESGAEYHPALYPGSVTIRAGEMPEEGEVPEVEEVPASGYALMIANQNHYITSDLALAANATGFNDVTPKPGGQRLVVMLDGKPILTSWRYGLGRVAALTTDDGTAWAPEVYSAPSSRLVSRMVNWAIGDPRPEAWRVDAEDGWAGTPLQLTITSPSPPRIEGVEAERVGENRYSAVITPEEEGIYAVGDYGIAVNYPLEYRFVGYNPDFPRLIMSTGGMVFTEEEVARSLVEEARKRSEITVQERVSRRLPLLFLALAIFLGEVIARRLGEVRR from the coding sequence ATGATGGAGGGGCTCTACTTCTCGGAGCCCCGCCTCCTGGGGCTCATACCTCTGATATTGATCTTGGGGCTTGCGAGCCTCCGAAAGGGGAGAAACAGGCTCCTCGTCCTCAGCAGGACGGCGATATTCTGCCTCCTGGTCGTGGCCCTGGCAAACCCCTACGTCACGGTGACGGAGACGACCTCCGCGAGGCGGCCGATCATCACCGTCGTCTCGGACCTCACCGCCTCGATGGAGATCTTCGACCAGGGGGCGGCGGAGAGGGTCCAGGCCGGCCTCCCCGACTCCACCATCAGGAGCTTCTCGGGGACGGCTACGCCCCTGGGCGACAAGGTCCTCCAGTACGCCCAGCAGGGCGGAGCCCTCCTCCTGGTCACCGACGGCTACAGCAACCGGGGGCGGGACCTGGAGGAGGCCCTCGCCCTCGCCCGGTCCGCCAACACCACCGTCTTCGCCCTGGAGATGGCCCCCATCCGGGAGGACCGGAGCGTCGAGATCTCCGGAACGAACACCGCCGTCCTCGGGGGGGAGTACCCCTTCACCGTCGTCGTCAGGAGCTCGGGGGGCGAGTTCGACGGCCACCTCACCGTCAGGGCCGACGGCGCGGTCATCTACCAGAACCGGATCGCGGGAGACGGGAGGTCCGCCTCCATCAAGATCTCCCACCGGTTTCCAACGACGGGAACCCACATCCTGGAGGCGTCGATCAGCTTCCCGACGGACGCCATCCCGGAGAACGACCGCTACCAGAAGGCCGTCTACGTCGTCCCCAAGCCCGAGGTCCTCCTGGTGGCGGAGGGGGAGTCTCCCCTATCGAGGGTCCTCTCTGACCACTACAGGCTGACCGTCTCCCCCACCTTCAGGGCCGAGGAGCTGGGCGCCGGGGAGAAGAGGTTCAAGGCCGTAGTCCTCGACGACCAGAGGTACGGACCGGAGCTCTCAGGGCTGAAGGATTATGTCCGGGAGGGGGGAGGGCTCGTGGTGGTGGGGGGGAGGAGCTCCTTCGACTTCGGCGAATACAGGAACTCGAGCCTCGAGGAGATCCTCCCGGTGAAGTCGGTCCCCAGCATCTTCGAGGGGGGGAAGACGACGGTCCTCATCATGGACATCTCGGGGAGCACCCGGAGGGAGATGTCGGTGGGCGGAGCCACCTTCCTCGACTACGAGAAGGCCCTGGCCATCGAGCTCCTCAAGGCGCCGGAGTTCAGGGACGACCGGGTCGCCCTCGTCGTCTTCGGGACCGAGGCCTTCGTCGTCTTCACCCCCACCCCCATCGTCGGGAAGGAGATTATGATCCAGGACCGGATATCCAGCCTCTCCCCCCAGCCCGGCGCCCAGGAGGAGACCCAGCTGAACGTCGGCCTCGCCCTCGCCTGGGATCTCCTCAACGCCAGCAGCAGCGAGGGGGAGGTGATCGTCATCTCCGACGGCAGGATCCGAGAGTACCCCGAGGTCTTCTCGGAGTCGGCGAGGATGATCCAGGAGATGGGGGCGACGGTCCACCTGGTGGAGGTGAAGGCCTTCGAGGGGGCCGCCGGCGGGTTCAGAGACCTCGCCGCCGAGAGCGGGGCGGAGTACCACCCCGCCCTTTATCCGGGGTCGGTGACCATCCGGGCGGGGGAGATGCCGGAGGAGGGGGAGGTGCCGGAGGTGGAGGAGGTCCCGGCCAGCGGCTACGCCCTGATGATCGCAAACCAGAACCACTACATCACCTCCGACCTGGCCCTCGCCGCCAACGCCACCGGCTTCAACGACGTCACCCCGAAACCTGGCGGCCAGAGGCTGGTGGTGATGCTCGACGGAAAGCCGATCCTCACCAGCTGGAGGTACGGCCTGGGGAGGGTGGCGGCCCTCACCACCGACGACGGGACCGCCTGGGCGCCGGAGGTCTACTCCGCCCCCAGCTCGAGGCTCGTCTCCAGGATGGTGAACTGGGCGATCGGCGACCCCAGGCCCGAGGCCTGGAGGGTCGACGCCGAGGACGGTTGGGCGGGGACCCCCCTCCAGCTGACGATCACAAGCCCGAGCCCTCCCAGGATCGAGGGGGTGGAGGCGGAGAGGGTGGGGGAGAACCGGTACTCTGCGGTCATCACCCCCGAGGAGGAGGGGATATACGCCGTGGGGGACTACGGTATCGCCGTAAACTACCCCCTGGAGTACAGGTTTGTCGGCTATAACCCCGACTTCCCGAGGCTGATCATGTCCACCGGCGGGATGGTCTTCACCGAGGAGGAGGTGGCAAGGAGCCTCGTCGAGGAGGCGAGGAAGAGGAGCGAGATCACCGTCCAGGAGAGGGTCAGCCGCCGCTTGCCTCTCCTATTCCTCGCCCTGGCCATATTCCTCGGCGAGGTGATCGCGAGGAGGCTTGGGGAGGTGAGGAGGTGA
- the yciH gene encoding stress response translation initiation inhibitor YciH: MSSEMCPVCGLPKDLCICQEVAKEQQRITVKINRRRYGKEVTVIQGIDPHEIDLSELATHLKSELACGGTVKGYGVIELQGNHTGRIKKILVKKGFGEGQIQISS; the protein is encoded by the coding sequence ATGAGTTCCGAGATGTGCCCAGTATGCGGCCTTCCCAAAGACCTTTGCATATGCCAAGAGGTGGCCAAGGAGCAGCAGAGGATCACGGTGAAGATCAACCGGCGAAGATATGGTAAAGAGGTTACAGTGATCCAGGGGATAGATCCTCACGAGATAGATCTCAGCGAACTAGCTACACATCTCAAATCGGAGCTTGCCTGCGGTGGGACCGTCAAGGGCTACGGCGTCATAGAGCTGCAAGGCAATCATACCGGGCGTATAAAGAAGATCTTGGTGAAGAAGGGCTTCGGTGAAGGTCAGATCCAGATAAGCTCCTGA
- a CDS encoding helix-turn-helix transcriptional regulator codes for MYEEALEYIKACEDGVLQSDLWKCLDIDSRKCSRIVTKLLKDDLITREPESVDGVRTYRLRYVRVLNSSGRFRQLLVGGAFEPCAGCINECVPEHCPELSEWIFAVVLAEGADLGLDKPAKKVSAAHLQP; via the coding sequence ATGTATGAGGAAGCGCTGGAGTACATAAAGGCGTGTGAGGACGGTGTCCTGCAGAGCGACCTGTGGAAGTGTCTGGATATAGATTCCCGGAAATGTTCTCGGATAGTCACAAAGCTCTTGAAGGATGACCTCATCACCCGGGAGCCCGAGTCGGTGGATGGGGTCAGAACTTACCGGCTCCGGTACGTCCGGGTCCTCAACTCCTCCGGCCGCTTCAGGCAGCTCCTGGTGGGGGGCGCCTTCGAGCCGTGTGCCGGCTGCATAAACGAATGCGTCCCCGAGCACTGTCCTGAGCTGAGCGAGTGGATCTTCGCCGTAGTCCTGGCGGAGGGCGCCGACCTCGGCCTCGACAAGCCGGCCAAGAAGGTCAGCGCAGCCCACCTCCAGCCGTAA